In one window of Oscillatoria sp. FACHB-1407 DNA:
- the tpiA gene encoding triose-phosphate isomerase, with protein sequence MSKTVIAGNWKMFKTQAETLEFLQGFLGHLNDTPDDREIVLCVPFTALGVLSKNLHGSRVKIGAQNVHWEDSGAYTGEISAPMLVEVGVRYVVIGHSERRQYFGETDQTVNLRLKAAQKHGLIPILCVGETKEQRGAGETESLITLQLKQDLVDIDQSNLVIAYEPIWAIGTGDTCEAKEANRIIGLIRSQLSNPEVPIQYGGSVKPENIDEIMAQPEINGALVGGASLSPEGFARIVNYQ encoded by the coding sequence GTGAGCAAAACTGTCATCGCTGGTAACTGGAAAATGTTTAAAACTCAAGCAGAGACGCTTGAGTTTCTACAAGGATTTTTGGGACACCTGAACGACACCCCTGACGACCGGGAGATTGTATTATGTGTTCCCTTTACAGCGTTGGGCGTCTTGTCTAAGAATCTGCACGGCAGTCGGGTCAAGATCGGTGCCCAAAATGTCCACTGGGAAGACTCAGGAGCCTATACAGGCGAGATCTCAGCACCGATGTTAGTTGAGGTTGGAGTGCGATATGTCGTCATTGGGCATAGTGAACGTAGGCAATATTTTGGTGAAACCGACCAGACCGTCAACCTCCGGCTCAAAGCGGCACAAAAACATGGGTTAATCCCCATCCTCTGTGTGGGCGAAACCAAAGAACAGCGCGGTGCAGGTGAAACGGAATCCCTGATTACTCTGCAACTGAAGCAGGACTTGGTGGATATTGATCAGAGTAACCTGGTCATCGCTTATGAACCGATTTGGGCGATCGGCACTGGAGATACCTGTGAAGCAAAAGAAGCCAACCGAATTATTGGGTTGATTCGCAGCCAATTGAGCAACCCAGAGGTGCCGATCCAATATGGTGGCTCTGTCAAACCAGAAAATATTGATGAGATTATGGCTCAACCCGAAATTAATGGAGCTTTAGTTGGTGGAGCTAGCCTCTCGCCGGAGGGTTTTGCCCGCATTGTTAACTATCAATAA
- a CDS encoding response regulator gives MNLDFSTTSGLTTHVDRPLVLAADDDEDNLLLLVYALNLFGYTCISTLRGEMVLQLAHCYKPNLILLDVVFPDLNGIEVIERLKQDVVTRSIPVIAVTALAQADDRERLLNAGCKGYVDKPYDLDDLEVMLRQFLTPMPSIS, from the coding sequence ATGAACTTGGATTTTTCTACAACTTCTGGCTTGACTACCCATGTCGATCGCCCCTTGGTACTAGCTGCCGATGACGATGAAGACAACCTGCTGTTGTTGGTCTATGCGCTCAATCTGTTTGGCTATACCTGCATCAGCACCCTCAGAGGAGAGATGGTGTTGCAATTGGCTCATTGCTATAAACCCAACCTGATCTTGCTGGATGTAGTCTTTCCGGATCTAAATGGCATTGAAGTCATTGAGCGTCTAAAGCAGGATGTAGTCACCCGGTCGATTCCAGTCATTGCAGTGACGGCTCTGGCACAAGCTGATGATCGAGAACGGTTACTGAACGCGGGGTGCAAAGGCTATGTTGATAAGCCTTACGATCTCGATGATCTAGAAGTTATGCTTCGCCAGTTTCTGACTCCGATGCCTTCGATTTCTTGA
- a CDS encoding DUF2294 domain-containing protein, protein MQASDPTRGQLERSLAQGIEALYRRELGHRPTKVSCRIFDDKIAIVLEEAITQPEQLLANSGQEELAEQVRGDLDKALRPQLVQLIEETVGVSVTDMLSDATLETGRTGTIAILSAPPQVRPNSEPKVKKSKASESETGEA, encoded by the coding sequence ATGCAAGCATCGGACCCCACTCGTGGACAATTAGAGCGATCGCTCGCTCAAGGAATTGAGGCGTTATATCGCCGAGAACTGGGGCATCGACCCACAAAGGTGTCCTGTCGGATCTTTGATGACAAAATTGCGATCGTCCTTGAAGAAGCCATCACTCAACCAGAGCAGTTGCTGGCAAATTCAGGGCAGGAAGAATTGGCAGAGCAGGTACGAGGCGACTTAGATAAAGCTCTGCGTCCTCAGTTGGTTCAATTAATTGAAGAGACTGTTGGGGTATCCGTCACCGATATGCTGAGCGATGCCACCCTCGAAACGGGTCGCACCGGAACCATCGCTATTTTGTCGGCTCCTCCTCAGGTCAGACCTAATAGTGAGCCCAAGGTCAAGAAATCGAAGGCATCGGAGTCAGAAACTGGCGAAGCATAA
- a CDS encoding glutathione S-transferase family protein gives MTIAPLSWTELEKLTDFQIDPINGPTNAQARLRLFGHSESEVRVTLYRDNHAWCPYCQKVWLWLEEKQIPYRIEKVTMFCYGEKEIWYKRKVPSGMLPALELDGRLITESDDILLALERVFGPLGQGMEDPRVLPLRRLERLLFRAWCTWLCYPVVSQQQERRSREQFVEVVNKVEYALASTPGPYFLEEFGTADVIFTPYVERMNASLYYYKGYSLREGNPRLSAWFDAMESRSTYRGTQSDFHTHAHDLPPQMGGCWENGEPQMLVNKHRVDNGPWFGLPDVTYPEPENSRQEALQRVIKHRANMIRVNPADDQLFDEALRCALTFMMTGEVCTPPSGSDPALRYLRDRINVPRDMSIYAAKRLREALETTAALAGDGQGIPIPIKHRRDQDPANFARA, from the coding sequence ATGACCATTGCTCCGCTCAGTTGGACAGAACTCGAAAAGCTCACCGACTTTCAAATCGACCCCATTAATGGACCCACCAATGCTCAAGCTCGGTTGCGTTTATTTGGTCACAGTGAGTCAGAGGTGCGAGTGACCCTGTACCGCGACAACCATGCCTGGTGTCCCTATTGCCAAAAAGTCTGGTTGTGGCTGGAAGAAAAGCAAATCCCCTACCGTATCGAAAAAGTAACCATGTTTTGTTACGGGGAGAAAGAGATTTGGTACAAGCGCAAAGTGCCCTCTGGAATGTTGCCTGCACTGGAGTTGGATGGGCGATTAATTACAGAAAGCGATGATATTTTGTTGGCGTTAGAGCGGGTCTTTGGTCCGTTAGGGCAGGGCATGGAAGATCCCAGGGTGCTGCCGCTGCGACGACTGGAACGACTGCTGTTTAGAGCCTGGTGTACCTGGTTGTGTTACCCCGTTGTCTCGCAGCAGCAAGAGCGACGCAGTCGAGAGCAGTTTGTAGAGGTGGTCAACAAAGTTGAGTATGCTCTGGCGAGTACCCCCGGTCCCTATTTCTTAGAAGAATTTGGCACAGCGGATGTGATCTTCACACCCTATGTTGAACGGATGAATGCCAGTCTGTATTACTACAAGGGCTATTCCCTACGAGAAGGCAACCCCCGTTTGTCTGCCTGGTTTGACGCCATGGAGAGCCGTTCCACCTATCGTGGGACACAGAGCGACTTTCACACGCATGCTCATGACTTGCCTCCACAGATGGGTGGTTGCTGGGAAAATGGTGAACCCCAGATGTTAGTGAACAAGCATCGGGTAGATAACGGTCCCTGGTTTGGTTTGCCCGATGTGACTTATCCAGAACCCGAAAACTCTCGCCAGGAAGCTCTCCAGCGCGTGATTAAGCATCGTGCCAATATGATTCGTGTGAATCCGGCAGATGATCAATTATTTGATGAAGCCTTACGTTGTGCGTTGACGTTTATGATGACGGGCGAAGTGTGTACTCCACCGTCTGGATCAGATCCGGCATTGCGATATCTACGCGATCGCATCAATGTACCTCGCGATATGTCGATCTATGCGGCTAAGCGACTGAGAGAAGCTTTGGAGACAACTGCTGCTTTAGCTGGAGATGGGCAGGGCATTCCGATTCCGATTAAGCATCGACGCGATCAAGACCCGGCTAACTTTGCCAGAGCTTGA